One genomic segment of Clavelina lepadiformis chromosome 3, kaClaLepa1.1, whole genome shotgun sequence includes these proteins:
- the LOC143449344 gene encoding uncharacterized protein LOC143449344, whose product MKFFIFFALLTSIFIITLCTKLKRRRRHALFPRDRRCARHRRGFKRTEPHSLKKDWFNKIQETYKKRNQKLRRRKFSLTKWCKLLDVKFHICVGKWRNKRLKLLPLPEVASFLQLKGKRLWHLDKMLYPLPLAW is encoded by the exons atgaaattctTTATCTTTTTCGCTCTTCTCACCTCGATTTTCATCATCACCTTATGCACGAAGCTTAAAAGAAGGAGAA GGCATGCCCTGTTCCCCAGAGATAGGAGATGTGCAAGGCACAGACGTGGTTTCAAAAGAACTGAACCTCACAGTTTGAAAAAAGACTGGTTCAACAAAATACAAGAAACTTATAAAAAGCGGAACCAAAAGCTCCGCAGAAGGAAATTTTCCCTTACGAAATGGTGCAAACTCCTTGATGTGAAATTTCACATCTGTGTTGGAAAGTGGAGAAACAAAAG GTTGAAATTACTCCCTTTGCCGGAAGTCGCTTCCTTCTTGCAGTTAAAAGGAAAACGTCTTTGGCACTTGGACAAGATGCTTTATCCGCTGCCGCTTGCGTGGTAA